In Candidatus Moanabacter tarae, the genomic stretch CGTTGATTTTAGCTCGATCTCGGAAATGGTTTCCAACGCTCTTGAGAAAAGCTCTTCTAGGTGACGCTTACTCTTATTAACTTGCTTCCCAAAGGCCGGGCGCTCCTCCTTCGGCAACCGGTTGATCCCTTTCAGGACTTGTGTTAGGGAACCATTTGGTCCGAGAAATGAGGCCTTCAGTTTCTCGAACTCGGCACGCGTGCCGACCTCTCTAATTCCCTTTTCCGCTTCCGCTAGCAGCGAATCGAGACTATTTAGCCCAGACATGTTAAAGTCATTTTTTTGGTTTTCAATCAGAGCTTTCTACTACAGATCAGCTCCTCTTTACGGCGATAGAGAATCAACCTATTACTTTCAACAAAAGCGGCATCGGGGCGCCACACTCGAAAACAAATTCGTCTTACCGTTCGTTCCTAAAGGCTAACCTTGATCGAACTCTACCCTCACCCGAGAACTGATTTCACCTTAACGACTAGCAACTTAAAAGCCACTTCATCATGAATCGCAATCTCGGAAAGTGCCTTACGGTTTAGCTCGATTCCGGCCTCCTTAAGTCCATAGATGAATTGACTGTAACTGATCCCATTTGCACGACAAGCAGCATTGACCCGAACAATCCACAACTTCCGCCATTCGCTCTTCTTTTTTCGACGATCCCTGTAGGCATACTGACCAGCACGATCAACCGCATCCTTGGCGAAGCGATAAAGTCTTGACTTATTCCCCCAATAGCCGCGAGCCGTTCGTAATATACGCTTACGGCGTTTTCGGGTAGCGGGTGCGTTTGTCGCTCTTGGCATTACCGTTTATCTCCTGCCTAAAATTGCCCTGGTGCAGCCCGACGCATTTCAAGCGCCAAACTCTTGGACACCGATCTATCTTTTCTGTAGCTGCGCCGCTGCTTACTGCTCAATTTACGCAACAAGTGACGCTTGCCGGATGTTCGCCGAAGAACTTTTCCACTTCCCGTAACCTTAAAGCGTTTTGAAAAGGATTTCCGTGTTTTATGCATTACACCTTGCTAAAAAGCCCTGGAGCCAATGCATTTAGCTCCCGCTTGTAAAGGGCTAAATTTCCAGAATTTTGGGCCTCAGGCACACACACGCTAATACTAGCCCTTTTTTTCATTGAAAAGGAGAGGACTCCCCACCACTGTTGGTAGCCCTTTTTGGAAGTAAAGGAATCAATTTGTATGAAACTCTACGCGAGACCTGGTCGGATTCTACTTGTCCTCTTAATGCAAGCGGGAATTGTCGGACACGAATTACATTCTACTAACTATAACTCAACTGAAGTAATTGAGAAGTGGGCGGATGTAACTAATTTGATATCCATTGAGGTTAGCGAGTGGAAAGAACTTAAAGCGCTCCTCACATATAACATCGACCTTTTGAATACAGAAATTACTGATTTGGAGCACCAGATTTCCCAATCTGAAGAGCAGGCTCGGGAGGCAGAGAGAAAAACCGACCTTCTTCGTGACGAAGAGTCTAACCTGAGAAATGCGTCCGCTATCGTGAATAAGAAAGTGACGGAGTACGAGAATCGTATTCGAAATCTTAGTGGCGTTTTCCCGCCTGCGCTGGACGAGCGCATCATTCAGTTTATGTCTCGTTTACCTGCTGAACCCGGCACTTCCACTATGCCGTTAGAGGAACGCTTAGCAACTGTCCTGAATATCCTCGAGGAAGTAGACAAATTTAATGACAGTGTTACCGTCGTCAGCGAATTGAAATTAGTCAGTTCTGGAGAGAGAGTTGAGGTCAAAACAATGTATCTCGGACTTGCCCATGCATTCTACGTTGACCGAAATATCGGGTTCGCAGGTGTCGGAATACCCGTAAACGGTCACTGGGAGTGGACCCCGCGCCCCGAACTCGCGGAAAGTATTAACCGCTCCATCCTTATGTACGAAAACGCCATCAAACCCGCCGAATTCATTCCTCTTTCGGTTACAATTGATTGACGGATCCGGTACACGAAATGAAATCGCTCAAAATATTCATCATCCTAATTTGCGTCACTCTTTACTGGACGGCTCTTCCGCTGTCGGCGCAAGGGTCACAAAATGATCTCGCCGAGACCATAGCCAGGCTCAGTAAAATCCGGAGTGAAATTGAAAAAGAGAGAATTCCTCTAGCTAAGGAACTCAGTAGGCTTGAAAAGAGAGTAAGCGACAAACGCATTCAAGCCGATCAAAACATTCGCCTAACCGCCAATCAGGAAGTCGATCTCAGCTCACTGGAAGAACTGATTCAGAGGCTAAAAGATGAAAACAACTCTCTTTCTGCTAGCCTCAGCGATTACATTCGCACTTTTGAGTCAAGGATCCACGTAAGCGAGAGACAGCTTTATCGTGATCCGCTTCAATCGGCTAAGGCTCTTGAAAATGATCGCACCCTGACCATGGCGAAAAAGCTTCGTTCCCAACTCGATGCTACCGATATCGCCTTCCAGCGTCTCGACAATTCAATTCAAGGGCATTCCTTTTCAGGAAGAGCGATTATGCCGGGAGGAAAGTACGAGGAAGGGACCTTTGTGACTCTGGGACCCATCTCCTACTTTCTGGGAACTAACGGTCAAATAGGTCTGCCGGCAGCGGATGTCGCCTCGCTGGATCCGATCGTCTCTTCAATACCGAGTCGGTTGCAGGAAGGGATCAACAGATTGGTCAGCACCCGGCAAGGAATCGTACCAATAGACGCCACCCTGGGAGATGCATTTAAAATCGAGGCGACCAGAGAAACTCAGCTAGAGGAAATCAAGAAGGGTGGCTTGGTAATGTATCCGATCCTTGGCCTCGCAACTTTTGCTTTCATCGTAGCTATCTTTAAGTGGTTTGAAATCAGCAGCGTAAAACAAGGTCGCGCGGAAGACCTCCGGATTATCCTGCAACATCTCAAATCAGGGGAAAAAGAGAAAGCTATCGCGATGGCGAAGTCCGTCAAGGGTCCCAGCGGAGAGCTTCTTACCGCAGCAGTTACCAACGCCGAAGCCGACCTCGCCCTTATCGAGGAAATCCTATACGAAAAGATGCTCAAAACACAGCCTCGATTGGAACGTATGTTGCCTTTAATCGCGGTTACTGCCGCCACCGCACCCCTCTTCGGTCTCCTCGGGACAGTTACTGGAATGATCAAAACATTTAACCTCATAACCGTCTTTGGAACTGGAGATGCAAGCAACCTCTCTGCTGGTATATCCGAGGCTCTTGTTACAACTAAATTCGGCCTCATCATAGCCATTCCATCTCTAATCCTATACGCGCTTCTAAGTAGAAAAGCTAAGGGGGTTCTCACCAGTATGGAACAAACTTCAATTGGCTTTCTCAACGGCCTTCAAGACATTAGAAGCGGAAAAACCTCCACTAATTAGGCGCAATTTTATCATCGTTTACTTTTCCTAAAACTGCGGAGGGTGATTTCTCTGTCGCCCGATTCTAGTTCTAAGAAACCAAGTAAAGAGCACTACAATGAAAAACCGAAGTGTAACTGAAGGAGAATCTGATCTGGAGCAAATCAACATCTCTCCAATGATCGATATGGTTTTTATCCTCCTGATTTTTTTTATTGTAACTACAGTCTTTGTTGAGGAACCAGGAGTCGAGATCAATAAACCACCCGCTGTAACTGCCAAAGACCTAGAAAAGAATAGCATCCTCATAGCAATCACCAATACTAACCAGGTTATCTATGGTGGACGCGAAGTGACCATCTCCGGAATTCGCCCCATTGTCAGAAGACTGACTACCAGAGATCAAATGCCTGTCATCCTTCAGGTAGATGAAAACGCCTCATCGGGAACCGTAGTTCGTGCAATAGATGAAGCAAAGCTCGGAGGCGCCGAGGTTGTCAGCATTTCAACGGAACTTTAGAACCTGCGCCCTATCCTCTTTGTTGTTTTAAGTTTCGCTTTCTGCTTTCCCAAAATGCCTCATACAGCCCACAGGAGTGAGTAGTTTTCCCTCATTGAGATATTGAACACCATCACCCTTTTATTGGGGTTGGTTGTTTTACCAGGGGAGCATTAAAAGCACAATTCAGTCCCAAGCTAGCTCTCTCGATATTAACCCAATTTTTATTTCTATATCGAAACGCTTTGTCTCTTATCTCCAGACCTTTTCAAAGCAGTCAGCATTTTCATGAGAGTTAAGGCGTTTTCAACGTTGTTAAGCGGTTCGCGACCTTCTCGTATAGCAGCAATAAATTCGCGGGCCTGACTAACCATCGGATGTTCGTGCTCTTCCGGCACGTTCATTGAAGTCACCTTGACGTCATCGACCGGCCCCCGCATGATTAACTTGCGATCAATGTCGAGTCCGGCATCGGTGCCAAATAGCTTCGATGTCTGCCATTCTTTAGAATATGGCAAAGCTTTGTCTTTCTCGCCAGGCGGCCCGATGGCGTTCATGCCGAAAGCGAAGAGTCCCTGAAGCATGGTTCCTGTGTCGAATCGGATCATACAGACGCAGGTATCATCAGCGGTGTAATCGTCTGGACGGATACTGAAGTGTCTGAATGCGGTGTGGGTCATGGCCATAACCTCGACCGGTTTAGGATTCCCCATGCAGAACCAGGCTTGGTCGATACCGTGAATGCCGAGATCGAGGAGAACACCGCCACCCTCGTCCCGACGTGATCGCCAAGCAGTACCTTTAATTTGTTCGCCTCGGCTTCTTACCCAACTCGTTTCTGCTGCATAGACTTCACCCAATTCTCCAGCCAAGACCATTTCCCGGGCGCGTTGGACGTTGGGGAGAAATCTTGATTGGCGGACGAACATATATCTGCGATTGTTTTTTTGGACGGCCTCAGCAACTTCCTGCATCTCCTCTGCAGTATTAGTGGGCGGCTTCTCACATAAAACATGACAACCCGCTTCCAGGGCATCGATGGAGGCTTGCTTGTGCAAATTCGTCGGGAGGGCAATAACAACAGCATCCAGATCCGCCTGCTGCAACATCTCGCGATAGTCAACGTAATACTCCTTGAAACCGAAAAATTGCTGGGCTCGTTGAGCTGCTGCTTCATTGATTTCGGAAACTGCTGTAAGCTCAACACCTTCGAGGGGCTTCATTTTAGCACCGGATTGAACTGCAAACCCACGAATTCCGAAAGGAGAAGGATGGGCACCAATTGAGCCGATACGGAGGCAGTCAGTCATAGCATCCATTCTAATCACTGAATTTGCTGCGCACGTCAAATGATTTGGATGAATCCCAGGAGGTAGAGATTTGTTATTAGGAAAACATCTGGTTCAGATTAGTCATAAAGGTATACCGAGATCAAATAGATGCCTTCTTTTAACGGACGATCTGCATTGTAAAATCTCTACTATCGAATCGCCATCCGGTTAATGCCTATGGATTTAGCCGTCCTCATGCTTACAATTCAAGTGATATGAAGATTGAGAATCCTGAGGTTATAAAGGACCGACTCAGGAGCTGCCTCTTATTACAAAGCGGCCTACCTCTTGTTGGGAGCTAGGCCGCTTTATCTTCGTCAACACTTTAATAGAATATTCTAACTCCCTTTTTCTGAATTAAGAATATTCGTACCTAGATAGATTTAAAAATGAGACCGTGATGCATTTCTTCCCCATCGTTTGCATAAGTCACGCTTTCAGATTCCTAAAAGGCCACTCCAGGACTCACTCCGGCCTACGAGCTGTGACATATGCGGATCCATCAGAAATCAGAAAGAAATATTTGATACCCGCCGGTTACAACTCTAGGCCGTCTTTGGCCGGATCGTAAATATTAACTCCATCTTTCACAAATGGCACAGCTTCTCCCCATAGAATGCCATCACTACTTAAAAGCGGCTCAGCTGAATACTGCATTAGGTAAACTCTCCGCATGTCTTCAGTTGTATTGGCTCCACTACGGTGTAGGGAAGTGCTAGAAAAGCATACCATCGAGCCAGCTGTCGTATTAATCGGAACCCCAGGGTCATTGTCCGTGTAACCAATAAGGTCATTTGTGCCCTCTTCGCGGTGATGATTGAGAATATGGTTCTTTGTCCCGGCTTGAGAATGGGGAAGCAAGTAAATGGTGCCATTCCTTTCGTTGACATCATCGAGTGCGACCCAGCAACTCAAGTAGGATTTGTGTCGAGTATGGGGATCACGGAATTTGACGTAGCCGGAATCCTGGTGCCACGCAAAACTCATTCCTAAGTTGGCCCCTTTAACAACCCACTGTTCGTTGAAGAGATAAGCTTCCTTCCCCAAAGTAGCCCGGCAAATTTCGGCCATCAAGTCGGAAAAGATGAAACGCCAGAGACGGGAGCTTTTTCGATACTGTCTCGATATAAAATATCTCTTCCCTTTATGAGTGATACCCGAAGTAGCATCCCCCTTTTTCTCTAATTCCTGGTCTTTCAAACCGATAAAGTAGCTACACTCCTCTCTTAGCATTTGGACCCATCCATCTGGTACCACACGCTTGAGAACGAAATAACCATCCTCGTTGAATTGATGAAGTTGTTCTTCGCTAATCTTCATTTTTGGTAAAAGCTCCGCTTCCTAATAGCAACGAACGGAATCTAGGGTAGCTATCATTAGGTCCCCCTTTCAATAAAAAAGCCCTCAGCCTTTGTTATAAGCTCCTAATTCACGTTAGGGACTCGCTTACCTTTAACGGGGCTCCTAGGCCGGCATATTATAAACATTCTGAGAAATGACCAGCGGTTTCCTTGACAGTTAGAACGAAGCCTGAGGATACTAGGACGCTCTATTTTGGATCAGTTTAACGGAAAGTAATTAACTAGCATACGAGGGATATGGACAGGAATAAGAAGAGTCTGGATGAAAAGCTGGAAAGAATTCGAAGGGATCCTTTAAAGTGTAAAGAATTCATAATTGCTGATGCTAAAGACGGCGATATGGGATTTGGCCTAACGGCACCCGGTCCGCGCCCAACCAATCGAGGGGAAAAGGCTGAAAAGCACGAAATCCGATGGAAGACATTACAGGATTACAGAGATCAGATACGGGCAGTAATCGATCAGAGTATCGTTGATATCGTCCTTCTATCTACCTCAAATCTTGAACAGGTAGGAATCAAGGAAGGTCGTTTCTTCGAATCCTCAGTAACACCTGCAGCTAGGGCGAATGACACAAGTGACATTTGGGTGGTAAGAGAAGGTAAATACGCTAAATTTCCTTCACGTCCTTTCAGAACCACCACTATCGACCACATCAAATATGGGCGTCTTGAAGAAGATCACTCGAAGCCGGTCGAAGGCGCTGATCTGGGGCTCTATTCAATCACGTTTACAAACGATCTCGATTGGGATCGTCGCTCACTCTCTTCTTTTCGCGATTTTCGCCTCGAAGCGGAGCAGAAACACTTTCGATATTTCCTAGAAGTCTTCAATCCAAATATAGATCCAGGAATTGATCCAGAGAAAATTGGATCGTTCGTGAACGACCACATTATCCGTTGTCTGGCTGGGGTTCCCTGCGTAGGAAGACCTCTCTTTCTTAAAATCCCATACAACGGACCCGGTCCGCTTGAAGAGCTGGTTTCCTACGATCCCCAACTGATTGTCGGCATATTGGGTGGCAGCGCTGGAACCACTCGTGATGCCTTCCAACTCATTTGCGACGCCAAAAAATACGGTGCGCGCGTTGCGTTGTTCGGCCGGAAAATTAATCTTTCGGAAGACCCACTCTCTTTTATCGAGTTTTTGCGACGAATTACCGATGAGGAAATCGGACCCATAGAAGCTGTCAAAGCCTACCATAGCGCCCTAAAGACAGCTAAGATCGAACCTCTTCGACAACTATCGGTGGATATCGAGCTGACTGATCCCTTGCTAATTCAAAGCCAATCTAGTTAACAAGGAACAGCAAATGCCCACAGTGTCTGAGACTCCTTCTACAAACAAGATCGACTCTTCGTGGGCAGACTGACATCTTATAGGGATGCAGATATCTCTATTTTCTATATGATATGTGAAATCCAATGGGAAGGACCGGAAAAGTTTCAAAAATGAATAGAGTTTTGAGTGCCCAGGATGTCGCAGATCTCGTGCTGCGGAAACGTGAAATCGAAGTCACTCTGAAAGAATCTATTCTGACGCCAGCAGCCCTAAACTTGCTCCAAAGTGAGCAGAACGAAACAGTTCAACGAAAAAATCCCATAGTGCCGGACCAAGAACACGGATGGACTAGAGAAACCGATCCAAAAACGAAAGAGGAAATTGAGAGTTTTTTTAGATCTCAGGCCATTGAAACCCTAAAGGAAAGAATGGTGGATATAGGGCGTAGGCTGTGGGAGAGAAACTATGTCGATGGAAACGGGGGAAACATAACAATCCGCGTCGGGGACAATCTGGTGCTTTCTACCCCAACTTTGATTTCCAAGGGCTTCATGACAACAGAGGACATGTGTCTGGTCGACTTCGAAGGCACCCAACTTGCTGGCTCGAGAAAACGTACTAGTGAAGTTAAAACTCATATTGGTATCATGCGTCGTCAACCAAGAGCAAAGTCTTGCGTACATGCTCATCCCGTTCATGCTACTGCCTTCGCGGTTGCATCTGTCGTGCCTCCTACCTGTATGATACCCGAAGCAGAGGTTTTTCTAGGAAAGATTGGACTGGCAAAGTACCAAACACCTGGAACCATAGAAAATGCAGATGAGGTAGGGAGGGTTGGCATTGATCACAATTCCATTTTGATGGAAAACCATGGCGTTATTACTTGGGGCAAGGACGTCGAAGATGCTTACTGGAAAATGGAGAATACAGATGCCTACTGTCAGACCGTCTGGATTGCATCACAGCTAGGACGCGAACTCAGTACATTTGGCCCCTCCCATCTGAGGGAACTGATTGAAATGCGAAAGCGTTTGGGGATGGAAGATTGGAGGTCCGAGCTACCCGAAGCCGAGCTCTGCGACAATAGCAAGTTTCACCCAAGTGTGGTATGTCGAATTCCAAAAAAAGACGCGATCGGCAAAGAAACCGATCACACGGAGTAGCAAAGAAGATTAAAGTCTTCTTAGAAAAGCAGTACGGGGCAGCTAGAGAAGATACGAAGGATGCAGTCAAAAAAATTGAGCTCTAGCCTGCTTTCGCTTCCCTGAGACAAGGAATGATATCGCATGCCTGGGAAGTCGGTGAATCGAGATGTCCATCTTGCGGTTGATCTGGGTGCGGAAAGTGGGCGCATTATTGCGGGGCAACTTAGTGGAGAATTATTATCTCTACAAGAAGTGCACCGATTTCCAAACGTACCGCAAAGAATCGAGGGCCACCTTCACTGGGATATCGAGGTTTTGTTTGAAGAAATCTGTAAAGGGCTAGCGAAGGCGGGGCGGCTCTTCGGAAAGAATGTCAGGACAGTAGGGGTGGATTCCTGGGGAATCGATTACGGGCTTCTCGACAGAGAAGGAAATCTTCTAAAACAGCCCTTTTGCTACCGGGATAATCGAACGGACGAAGTCATTGACGAAGTTTTTGAGATTATCCCGAGGGATGAACTCTACAAAAAGACGGGAATCCAGATCATGTCCCTTAACACAGTTTTTCAACTTGCGGCAGAACTCAAGAGCCCCGATACCTCCCTGGAAAAGGCTGATCGATTACTGTTTATTCCCGATCTATTGAACTACTGGCTCTGCGGGGTTAGTCGCACTGAATATACGATCGCTAGTACGAGCCAACTCATGGACATGAGAAACGGCGACTGGTGTATATCCTTGATAGAGAATCTCTCGATCCCCTCTGAAATTTTTTCCCGCCCTATACTTCCTGGGACGAAACTAGGACCATTAAAGCCTAAGATTGGGGAAGCATCCGGGCTTGAGGGGGTCGACATAATCGCAGTCGCGGGTCATGATACAGGTTCTGCCGTGGCTGCGATACCAGCAGAAAATGAGCGCTTCGCTTATCTGAGTTCGGGAACTTGGTCTCTGCTGGGGATCGAACTTAAAAACGCTCTGATTACTGAAAAGACATTCGAGTACAATATTACGAATGAGGGAGGTGTCTCGAGAACAATTCGGACCTTAAAGAATATATCCGGAATGTGGCTGGTGCAAGAGTGTAGGCGACAGTGGGAGCAGGAAGGAGAGAATTATTCCTACGCGGACCTCACCGATATGGCATCCAGGGCAACGCCCTTAACAGCACTCATAGATCCGGATTCTATCGACTTTATAAAGCCAGAATTTATGCCAGAAAGGATATGGAAATACTGTCTGGATCGAGGACATGATATATCGAAAGACAAGGGTCGGACAATTCGAACCATTCTTGAAAGTCTTGCAATGAAATATCGCTATATCCTGGAGCAGTTGGAAGAAGTTTCCCAAACAACGCTCGATCCAATACATATCGTCGGGGGAGGGGCCCAAAACCGTCTTTTAAATCAGTTCACCGCTGATGTCACAGGGAAAAAGGTGCTGTCAGGTCCTGTGGAAGCAACGGCTCTGGGAAACCTCATCATGCAATTGGTCGCGATGGGCAAAATCTCCGGTTTAAAGGAGGGAAGGCAACTAATTAGAAAATCATTCCCCCCCGAAACATTTCTCCCAGCGGTCACGGATGCTTGGGATTCGCCCTACGCCAATTTCTGTAATTTGGTTGGTAGGTAAGCCTTCGCAAAGACTTCAGATCCAAGCTAAGGTCGTCGCGAAATGTGGTGGGCAACGGAGGTTAGTTCCAGCTGATCTTTTGCTTGAAAGCTATCCTATCCATTACCGAATAACTCTCCTCCCCTCCAAATTGGGTGCAGGGGGGGGATTTGAACCCCCGACCTTCAGGTTATGAGCCTGACGAGCTACCGGACTGCTCCACCCTGCAATAATCAAGGCAAAGAAATAAGGTGGCAACGATACGATTAAGCAAGATTTTTCTGCTATCTGGTCAGGAACCGTGGGATAAAACTGGTCTAAGGCATCGAGTCGCTGTTGAAATCAAAGGTTGGAAGCTGAGGAGGGAAGCGTACTCAACTAGAGCATAGAGCGAGAGAAAAGGAATACTTTTTGGTTAGGTCGCTCAGTAAAAATCGCTGCACCCCCGGTGCCGACATGGAAGATAATTCCTCTAAATAGGCCCTTCTGCCCGGAGGAAAATTTACTACCCGAAAACCCTAATCGGGATTTAGGTTTCAGATCAGAGCTTAAGACGAAGAGTTCTTGCGATGACAACCATAGATTTTGAACTTTTGATCGGGCTAGGCACGCCGTAGATGATAACGTTTTGTCCTTCAAGCTCCTGCAGAGGGCTACTGATCAGTAATTTGGAGGTATCCACATAGAGGATATGTTCGCCCGAGGAGCCGACTAGCTTCCACTGGAATGGCTCAACACTAGTTACCTGCTTAAGGGTAAACTTGAGGATTCCGTCAAAATAGCGCGGCCGGTCTGTTACAAATAGTTCTTCCGTAGCTGAATCGGCCTGTGTAGTAAGGTTAGAATTTCGAGAAGAATGTCCTTGCTCGGGGATTTCTGTAGAACCTTCTCCAGGGAAAGAAAAGGGAATTAACGGTACCTTCTTTAATCTATTGACAGGGTATCGGAAGTAAACGGGAACCGCTTTTATGAATTCGATCTCCACCCAATCCCCCACTCGCATCACCCTATTGGCGTCCCCCTCTTCTATGGTAGAAAGGACTGGGCTATTTGCATTTGGTCTAAGATGCACCAGGGCGCCAATGTTAACTTCCAAGTCCTTGCCTACTTCTCCACTCTTAACAAACCCTTGAAAGGACCCCTCATATTCAAACCAATTCCATCCTTCGGCAAGTTTAGCCGCATCAAAAACTGACTCAGCTTTATGGAACTGGTCGTTTGACGAATCGAGTTCACGCACCACACGCGATTCAGAATCCGGCTCGAAGTGGAGACGGATTTTCTCGCAATAGGCAACAAACGGAACGCCGATGAGAACAGATAAAATCGCGCATCTCCTCATTTTAAAAGGGATAATAGCTTAGACAATAGGACATTGTCATGCAAATTTCATCCAATCTCCAGGCAAGGATCTCGCGGTTTAAGTAAATTGGAGATCACCGTTTAGGGACGAGGAGTGCTATCTCTTTGTGAGTTAGAGGACGACAGTTTCCTTTTCCTAACCCTGTGAGTTTGAGACCCCCGAATTGAAATCGATATAGCCGCTCAACTCTATAGCCTGCTGCCCTCATGAGGCGACGGATCTCTCTTTTTTTCCCGTGGGAGAGGTGGACTTCTACACTTGTATTCGATTGGGTCCCTCTCTTGTCGGAAATGACCTTATCCAATTTTAAATGTTCACCTTGATCATGAATTCCCTTAAGGAGGAAGGATAAAGAAGAATAAGAAAAAGGCTTATCAAGCAAAACCCGGTACTTTTTCACGACTCTCTGACTAGGATGGGTGAGACATTGGACCAGTGATCCATCGTTCGTCAGTATTACCATACCTTCACTGTCTTTATCCAGACGTCCGGCGCAAAAACGAATTTGGTTAGATACACTTTTAGGGAGAAGGGAGAATACGGTATTTTCATTATGAGGATCCAACGTACTACAAATATAGCCCTTTGGTTTGTTCACGAGATAGGCCAGTGTAGAATGTTTTGAACTGGGGACTACCCGGGACCCAATCGTCACTCGGTCATTTTCTGGATTAACCTTTTGACCAAGCGAGGCTACTTCGCCATTGACGCGAAGTTTTCCCTCGCTAATCATCCGCTCCGCATTCCTCCTCGAGCAAATGCCCTGCATAGAAAGAAACTTTTGTATTCGCATTGATTTTATGGAATCAATCATTGTTCACTTAGGAAGCCAACGCTTTATGCTGAGATCACCTATGAGGGTTGCGGAAAGCAAAGTTCGACTTAAAAGTTTAGGATGCCGTTAACTTACAATAACCGCAAGGCCTTGGTAACAGGAGCCGGAAGGGGAATCGGGAAGGCCATCGCAAAATTGTTGGCCTCCGAAGGTGTAGCAGTGGCTTGTGTAAGCAAGACGGAAAGCAAATGCCAATCGGCTGCGAATGAGATTCTAGCTTCGGGCGGCGAGGCAAGAGCCTACGCTGTTGACGTATCCGACGAGGAAGCGGTTTCTAGCACCGCAAAGAAGATTCTGGAAGATTTTGGCTGTATAGATATCCTCATCAATAATGCTGGCATAGCCAAAGATGGGTTGATCCTGCGCATGTCGGCCGAAAGCTGGCAGGAGGTAATGGACACCAATCTAACCAGTTGTTTCTATTGGACAAAAAAACTGGCACATCCCATGGCAAAAAACCGCTGGGGGCGCATCGTCAACATATCATCGGTAGTCGGTTTAACCGGGAACGCCGGCCAATGCAATTATTCATCTTCTAAGGCCGGCATGCTCGGCTTAACCAAATCCCTCGCTCGTGAACTTGCTTCCCGATCGATTACAGTAAATGCAGTTGCCCCTGGATTTGTTGAAACTGACATGACGTCAAGGCTTGACGACCGGACCACCGATCACATTCTCAAGAACATCCCATTACGCCGCCTGGGTAGCCCCGATGATATCGCACAAGTTGTAGGGTTTCTGTGCTC encodes the following:
- the fabG_15 gene encoding 3-oxoacyl-[acyl-carrier-protein] reductase FabG; translated protein: MPLTYNNRKALVTGAGRGIGKAIAKLLASEGVAVACVSKTESKCQSAANEILASGGEARAYAVDVSDEEAVSSTAKKILEDFGCIDILINNAGIAKDGLILRMSAESWQEVMDTNLTSCFYWTKKLAHPMAKNRWGRIVNISSVVGLTGNAGQCNYSSSKAGMLGLTKSLARELASRSITVNAVAPGFVETDMTSRLDDRTTDHILKNIPLRRLGSPDDIAQVVGFLCSEQASYITGQVFTVDGGMVM